A genomic stretch from Azospirillum lipoferum 4B includes:
- a CDS encoding hydrogenase expression/formation protein, with protein sequence MSSLFGMTHPPVGFGPGSQPDATEEGLEYLPMPSGMRVYEPHLPEVADPARAAAARAVLVRIHQALAGWSAGEEIRIPVDDIDAPVLALVDEALGEGEVAVKVDRAGDRLEIQEASLAGVWRVRGFGDGTVRESLLVGSFPRVALNRAFTAVAPVVTGPAPAGLMNGQPILTELLDRSAAWRRGDAPHAVNFSLLPHTPEDLAFIEQRLGVGATTILSRGYGNCRVTASATPNVWWVRYYNSVDTLILDTVEIVDVPAVVCAAAEDIADSAERLAEILDALATDLERVR encoded by the coding sequence ATGAGTTCCCTGTTCGGCATGACCCACCCGCCGGTCGGCTTCGGTCCCGGCAGCCAGCCCGACGCGACGGAGGAAGGGCTGGAGTACCTGCCGATGCCGTCGGGCATGCGCGTCTATGAACCGCACCTGCCGGAGGTCGCCGACCCTGCCCGCGCCGCCGCGGCGCGGGCGGTGCTGGTCCGCATTCATCAGGCGCTGGCCGGCTGGTCGGCGGGCGAGGAAATCCGCATTCCGGTCGACGATATCGACGCTCCGGTTCTGGCCCTGGTGGACGAGGCGCTGGGCGAAGGCGAGGTGGCGGTGAAGGTCGACCGCGCCGGCGACCGGCTGGAGATTCAGGAAGCGTCGCTGGCCGGCGTCTGGCGCGTGCGTGGCTTCGGTGACGGGACGGTGCGCGAAAGCCTGCTGGTCGGCAGCTTCCCGCGGGTGGCGCTGAACCGCGCCTTCACCGCCGTTGCACCGGTGGTGACCGGGCCGGCGCCGGCCGGGCTGATGAACGGCCAGCCGATCCTGACCGAACTGCTGGACCGCAGCGCCGCCTGGCGCCGCGGCGACGCTCCCCACGCGGTGAATTTCAGCTTGCTGCCCCACACGCCCGAGGATCTGGCCTTCATCGAACAGCGGCTGGGCGTGGGCGCCACCACCATCCTGTCGCGCGGCTACGGCAACTGCCGCGTCACCGCCAGCGCGACGCCGAACGTCTGGTGGGTGCGCTATTACAACTCCGTCGATACGCTGATCCTCGACACGGTGGAGATCGTCGACGTGCCGGCGGTGGTTTGCGCCGCGGCGGAGGACATCGCCGACAGTGCCGAACGGCTGGCCGAGATCCTCGACGCGCTGGCGACCGATCTGGAGCGGGTGCGATGA
- a CDS encoding [NiFe]-hydrogenase assembly chaperone HybE — protein sequence MSAAASRFEGSYLGDATRIGTATRMECKICWHVYDPAEGCEHWQVPPGTAFAALPGHWRCPVCDGARDQFMALDGEAAVAETVAAPLPAIPAPPAQPVETIARLEAVFREIHTAQMRGLPIVNDALAVKAVGFRRHEDRWLGALVTPWFLNLVLLPGEGDDWSGLVPGAKELIEFPSGRYEFVHANRKGVGAYKACSLFSPMFEFASMLQATETASAALVSLFDPAIREDGTRQTAEIRRRREEELAPPPEAVADPAEPVRPSRRALLGMGSAEAADA from the coding sequence ATGAGCGCCGCCGCCTCGCGCTTCGAAGGTTCCTACCTCGGCGACGCCACGCGCATCGGGACGGCCACGCGGATGGAATGCAAGATCTGCTGGCATGTCTACGACCCGGCGGAGGGCTGCGAGCATTGGCAGGTGCCGCCCGGCACCGCCTTCGCCGCCCTGCCCGGTCATTGGCGCTGCCCGGTCTGCGACGGCGCCCGCGACCAGTTCATGGCGCTGGACGGCGAAGCTGCCGTGGCGGAGACGGTCGCTGCGCCGCTGCCCGCCATCCCTGCCCCGCCCGCCCAGCCGGTGGAGACCATCGCCCGGCTGGAAGCGGTCTTCCGCGAGATCCACACCGCGCAGATGCGCGGCCTGCCCATCGTCAACGACGCGCTGGCGGTGAAGGCGGTCGGCTTCCGCCGGCATGAAGACCGCTGGCTGGGCGCACTGGTCACGCCGTGGTTCCTGAACCTCGTCCTGCTGCCGGGCGAGGGGGACGACTGGTCGGGGCTGGTGCCCGGTGCCAAGGAACTGATCGAGTTCCCGTCCGGCCGGTACGAGTTCGTCCATGCCAACCGCAAGGGGGTGGGCGCCTACAAGGCCTGTTCGCTGTTCTCGCCGATGTTCGAGTTCGCCTCCATGCTGCAGGCGACGGAAACGGCGTCGGCGGCGCTGGTCTCCCTCTTCGATCCCGCCATCCGCGAGGACGGCACCCGGCAAACCGCCGAGATCCGGCGCCGACGCGAGGAGGAACTCGCTCCGCCGCCGGAAGCGGTTGCGGATCCAGCGGAGCCTGTGCGCCCGTCCCGCCGCGCGCTGCTCGGCATGGGGTCAGCAGAGGCTGCCGATGCATGA
- the hypA gene encoding hydrogenase maturation nickel metallochaperone HypA produces the protein MHEMALCESLLQAMEEAGRANGFSRVTRVRLEIGRFAGVEVEALRFGFDVVTRGSLADGAELVVLDVPGRGWCFDCSDTVDLDDRLSPCPHCGGSRLHPNGGTEMTIKDLEVE, from the coding sequence ATGCATGAGATGGCGCTCTGCGAAAGCCTGCTCCAGGCGATGGAGGAGGCCGGGCGGGCGAACGGCTTCAGCCGCGTCACCAGGGTTCGGCTGGAGATCGGCCGCTTCGCCGGGGTGGAGGTGGAGGCGCTGCGCTTCGGCTTCGACGTGGTCACGCGCGGCTCTCTGGCCGACGGGGCGGAGCTGGTGGTGCTGGATGTGCCGGGCCGCGGCTGGTGCTTCGACTGCAGCGACACGGTGGATCTGGACGACCGGCTGTCGCCCTGTCCACACTGTGGCGGCAGCCGGCTGCACCCCAACGGCGGCACCGAGATGACGATCAAGGATCTCGAGGTCGAATGA
- a CDS encoding sigma-54-dependent transcriptional regulator encodes MTDTTRPGILVVDDEPRSVEVIARLLDEEFEVFTALSAEEGLRLLETEWIQVVFSDQRMPEVSGVEFLTQVRERWPEVVRIVITGYIDPEDIIGAINTAGIHQFITKPWHPDHLLLTARNAAKMYQLQREHDRLTNELKLLPPVAETRVASKRERVRQSYRFDGLVRAEGSPVEEVCRQAERVAGFNVPVLVLGETGTGKELLARAIHYGSPRSDQPFYCENCGAIPDELLESELFGHKKGAFTGAHSNRLGLLEQADGGTIFLDEIGDISPAFQVRLLRFLQEGEIRPVGSNETRRVDVRVVAATHRDLTAEVKAGRFREDLYYRLSTMTLTMPPLRDRPDDIPVLARHILDRLSVAHGKPVAGFAPDTLACLEAYGWPGNVRELQNEIMRMLVLCEGDTLGAELLSDQVLRGAALNARPASPEDGPLPPLDLIGQGGPLKSRIERVEAGILMETLVRCRWNKSKAADELGLSRMGLRAKLERYGIERGSAQRH; translated from the coding sequence ATGACCGACACCACCCGCCCCGGCATCCTGGTGGTGGATGACGAACCGCGCTCCGTCGAGGTCATCGCCCGCCTGCTGGACGAGGAGTTCGAGGTCTTCACCGCCCTGTCGGCGGAGGAGGGCCTGCGCCTGCTGGAAACCGAATGGATCCAGGTGGTCTTCTCCGACCAGCGGATGCCGGAGGTCAGCGGCGTCGAGTTCCTGACCCAGGTGCGCGAACGCTGGCCGGAGGTGGTGCGCATCGTCATCACCGGCTACATCGACCCCGAGGACATCATCGGCGCCATCAACACCGCCGGCATCCACCAGTTCATCACCAAGCCCTGGCATCCCGACCATCTGCTGCTGACCGCCCGCAACGCGGCGAAGATGTACCAGCTGCAGCGCGAGCATGACCGGCTGACCAATGAGTTGAAGCTGCTGCCGCCCGTCGCCGAAACCCGCGTGGCCTCGAAGCGCGAGCGGGTGCGGCAGTCCTACCGCTTCGACGGGCTGGTCAGGGCCGAAGGCAGCCCGGTGGAGGAGGTCTGCCGGCAGGCGGAGCGGGTGGCCGGCTTCAACGTGCCGGTGCTGGTGCTGGGGGAAACAGGCACCGGCAAGGAATTGCTGGCGCGCGCCATCCATTACGGCAGTCCGCGGTCCGACCAGCCCTTCTACTGCGAGAATTGTGGCGCCATCCCGGACGAACTGCTGGAAAGTGAGCTGTTCGGCCACAAGAAGGGGGCCTTCACCGGCGCGCACAGCAACCGCCTCGGCCTGCTGGAACAGGCGGACGGCGGCACGATCTTCCTCGACGAGATCGGCGACATCAGCCCGGCCTTCCAGGTCCGGCTTCTGCGCTTCCTGCAGGAGGGCGAGATCCGGCCCGTCGGCTCCAACGAGACGCGGCGGGTCGATGTCCGCGTCGTCGCCGCCACCCACCGCGACCTGACCGCTGAGGTGAAGGCCGGCCGCTTCCGCGAGGACCTCTATTACCGGCTCAGCACCATGACGCTTACCATGCCGCCCCTGCGCGACCGGCCGGACGACATCCCGGTTTTGGCCCGCCACATCCTGGACCGGCTGTCAGTCGCCCATGGCAAGCCTGTTGCCGGTTTCGCCCCCGACACGCTGGCCTGCCTGGAGGCCTATGGCTGGCCCGGCAATGTGCGCGAGCTGCAGAACGAGATCATGCGCATGCTGGTGCTGTGCGAGGGCGACACGCTGGGGGCGGAGCTGCTGTCCGACCAGGTGCTGCGCGGTGCCGCGTTGAACGCCCGCCCCGCCTCGCCGGAGGACGGGCCTCTGCCGCCGCTCGACCTGATCGGCCAGGGCGGACCGCTGAAGTCGCGCATCGAGCGGGTGGAGGCCGGCATCCTGATGGAAACGCTGGTCCGCTGCCGCTGGAACAAGAGCAAGGCCGCCGACGAGCTGGGTCTGTCCCGCATGGGCCTGCGCGCCAAGCTGGAACGCTACGGCATCGAGCGCGGGTCGGCGCAGAGGCATTAA
- a CDS encoding HupE/UreJ family protein: MSKTSRLAAVAAAVALAATPALAHPGHLAGAGFLDGAAHPLGGLDHLIAMVTVGVYGATIGGRAVLAVPGAFLAAMLAGGLFALTGGELPLVEPTIYASTVVLALLCVMPMSRNGLIGAAFAAAFGLFHGFAHGAEMPADAAALGYAAGFLTSTAGLHAAGIALGLALHRLVGRPVEDSQSA, encoded by the coding sequence ATGTCGAAAACCTCTCGTCTTGCCGCCGTCGCGGCTGCCGTCGCGCTTGCCGCCACCCCGGCCCTGGCCCATCCCGGCCATCTCGCCGGCGCCGGATTCCTCGACGGTGCGGCGCATCCGCTGGGCGGGCTCGACCACCTGATCGCCATGGTCACGGTCGGCGTCTATGGCGCCACCATCGGCGGGCGCGCCGTGCTGGCGGTGCCGGGTGCCTTCCTGGCCGCCATGCTGGCAGGCGGACTGTTCGCGCTGACCGGCGGCGAACTGCCGCTGGTCGAGCCGACGATCTACGCCTCCACCGTCGTGCTGGCCCTGCTGTGCGTCATGCCGATGTCGCGCAACGGGCTGATCGGTGCGGCCTTCGCCGCCGCCTTCGGCCTGTTCCACGGCTTCGCCCATGGGGCGGAAATGCCGGCAGACGCCGCGGCGCTGGGCTATGCCGCCGGCTTCCTGACCAGCACCGCGGGATTGCATGCGGCCGGCATCGCGCTGGGTCTGGCGCTCCACCGGCTGGTCGGCCGGCCGGTTGAGGACAGCCAGTCCGCCTGA
- a CDS encoding hydrogenase small subunit, whose protein sequence is MATLETFYEVMRRQGITRRSFLKYCSLTAAALGLGPELVPQIVHAMETKPRTPVLWLHGLECTCCSESFIRSAHPLVKDVVLSMISLDYDDTLMASAGHQAEAILDEVMEKYKGNYILAVEGNPPLNQDGMSCIVGGKPFTDQLRKVAKDAKAIISWGSCASFGCVQAARPNPTRATPVHEVITDKPIIKVPGCPPIAEVMTGVITYMLTFDRIPELDRQGRPKMFYSQRIHDKCYRRPHFDAGQFVESFDDEGARKGYCLYKVGCKGPTTYNACSTVRWNEGTSFPIQSGHGCIGCSEDGFWDKGSWYARQSDILQFGIEANADEIGTTAAIGVGSIIAAHAAVSALKRAQHKGDV, encoded by the coding sequence ATGGCAACGCTGGAAACCTTCTACGAGGTGATGCGGCGGCAGGGGATCACACGCCGTTCGTTCCTGAAATACTGCTCGCTCACCGCCGCCGCCCTCGGGCTGGGGCCGGAACTGGTGCCGCAGATCGTCCATGCCATGGAAACCAAGCCGCGCACGCCGGTGCTGTGGCTGCATGGGCTGGAATGCACCTGCTGTTCGGAATCCTTCATCCGCTCCGCGCACCCGCTGGTCAAGGACGTGGTGCTGTCGATGATCTCGCTGGATTACGACGACACGCTGATGGCGTCGGCCGGCCATCAGGCCGAGGCGATCCTCGACGAGGTGATGGAGAAGTACAAGGGCAACTACATCCTGGCGGTGGAAGGCAATCCGCCGCTGAACCAGGACGGCATGTCCTGCATCGTCGGCGGCAAGCCCTTCACCGACCAGCTGCGCAAGGTCGCCAAGGATGCCAAGGCGATCATCTCCTGGGGCTCCTGCGCCTCCTTCGGCTGCGTCCAGGCGGCGCGCCCGAACCCGACCCGCGCCACGCCGGTGCATGAGGTCATCACCGACAAGCCGATCATCAAGGTTCCCGGCTGCCCGCCGATCGCCGAGGTGATGACCGGCGTCATCACCTACATGCTGACCTTCGACCGCATCCCGGAGCTGGACCGCCAGGGCCGGCCGAAGATGTTCTACAGCCAGCGCATCCACGACAAATGCTATCGCCGGCCGCATTTCGACGCCGGCCAGTTCGTGGAGTCCTTCGACGACGAGGGCGCGCGCAAGGGCTATTGCCTCTACAAGGTCGGCTGCAAGGGGCCGACCACCTACAACGCCTGCTCCACCGTGCGCTGGAACGAGGGCACCAGCTTCCCCATCCAGTCCGGCCACGGCTGCATCGGCTGCTCGGAGGACGGTTTCTGGGACAAGGGCTCCTGGTACGCCCGCCAGTCCGACATCCTCCAGTTCGGGATCGAGGCCAACGCCGACGAGATCGGCACCACCGCCGCCATCGGCGTCGGCAGCATCATCGCCGCCCACGCGGCGGTCAGCGCCCTGAAGCGCGCACAGCACAAGGGAGACGTCTGA
- a CDS encoding nickel-dependent hydrogenase large subunit produces MGIVQTPNGFSLDNGGKRIVVDPVTRIEGHMRCEVNVDSNNVIRNAVSTGTMWRGLEVILKGRDPRDAWAFVERICGVCTGCHALTSVRAVEDALQIRIPKNAHLIREIMAKTLQVHDHIVHFYHLHALDWVNPVNALKADPQATSALQQAVSPRHAKSSPGYFRDVQTRLKKFVESGQLGIFKNGYWDNPAYKLSPEADLMAVTHYLEALDLQKDIVKIHTILGGKNPHPNYMVGGVPCAINMDGNGSSGAPLNMERLNFIRARIQEATAFVENVYLPDVLAIASFYKDWLYGGGLAATNVMDYGDYEKVPYDHSTCQLPGGVILNGNWNEVHPIDPRDPAQVQEFVAHSWYHYEDESKGLHPWDGVTQAKFELGANTKGTRTDIKELDEAAKYSWIKAPRWRGHAVEVGPLPRYILAYAQGVGYVKDQITESLGAFNALAGTNFTPQQALPTTIGRTLARALECQYCCTMMMDDWNALIANIKAGDTATANVEKWDPKTWPKEAKGVGTVAAPRGGLGHWIKIKDGKIDNYQCVVPTTWNGSPRDPKGNIGAFEASLLNTPMARPDEPVEILRTLHSFDPCLACSTHVMAPDGAELARVTVR; encoded by the coding sequence ATGGGCATCGTCCAGACCCCGAACGGCTTCTCGCTGGACAATGGCGGCAAGCGCATCGTCGTCGATCCGGTCACCCGCATCGAAGGCCACATGCGCTGCGAGGTGAATGTCGACAGCAACAACGTCATCCGCAACGCGGTGTCGACCGGCACCATGTGGCGCGGCCTTGAGGTCATCCTGAAGGGCCGCGACCCGCGCGACGCCTGGGCCTTCGTCGAGCGCATCTGCGGTGTCTGCACCGGCTGCCACGCGCTGACCTCGGTCCGCGCGGTGGAGGATGCGCTGCAGATCCGCATCCCGAAGAACGCCCACCTGATCCGCGAGATCATGGCGAAGACGCTGCAGGTCCATGACCACATCGTCCATTTCTACCACCTGCACGCGCTGGACTGGGTCAACCCGGTCAACGCGCTGAAGGCCGATCCGCAGGCGACCTCGGCGCTCCAGCAGGCGGTGTCGCCGCGCCATGCCAAATCCAGCCCCGGCTATTTCCGCGACGTCCAGACCCGGCTGAAGAAGTTCGTGGAGAGCGGCCAGCTCGGCATCTTCAAGAACGGCTATTGGGACAACCCGGCCTACAAGCTGTCGCCGGAAGCCGATTTGATGGCGGTGACCCATTACCTGGAGGCGCTCGATCTCCAGAAGGACATCGTCAAGATCCACACCATCCTCGGCGGCAAGAACCCGCACCCGAACTACATGGTCGGCGGCGTTCCCTGCGCCATCAACATGGACGGCAACGGATCGTCTGGCGCGCCCCTGAACATGGAGCGGCTGAACTTCATCCGTGCCCGCATCCAGGAGGCCACGGCCTTCGTCGAGAACGTCTATCTGCCGGACGTGCTCGCCATCGCCAGCTTCTACAAGGACTGGCTCTATGGCGGCGGGCTGGCGGCGACCAACGTCATGGATTACGGCGATTACGAGAAGGTGCCGTACGACCATTCGACCTGCCAGCTTCCGGGCGGCGTCATCCTGAACGGCAACTGGAACGAGGTCCATCCCATCGACCCGCGCGACCCGGCGCAGGTGCAGGAGTTCGTCGCCCACAGCTGGTATCACTACGAGGACGAGAGCAAGGGCCTGCACCCGTGGGACGGCGTGACCCAGGCCAAGTTCGAACTGGGCGCCAACACCAAGGGCACGCGCACCGACATCAAGGAGCTGGACGAGGCCGCCAAGTATTCCTGGATCAAGGCCCCGCGCTGGCGTGGCCATGCGGTGGAGGTCGGCCCCCTGCCCCGCTACATCCTGGCCTATGCCCAGGGCGTCGGCTATGTGAAGGACCAGATCACCGAATCGCTGGGCGCCTTCAACGCGCTGGCCGGCACGAACTTCACGCCGCAGCAGGCGCTGCCGACAACCATCGGCCGCACGCTGGCCCGCGCGCTGGAATGCCAGTATTGCTGCACCATGATGATGGACGACTGGAACGCCCTGATCGCCAACATCAAGGCCGGCGACACCGCCACCGCCAATGTCGAGAAGTGGGACCCGAAGACCTGGCCGAAGGAGGCCAAGGGCGTCGGCACCGTCGCCGCCCCGCGTGGCGGCCTGGGCCACTGGATCAAGATCAAGGACGGCAAGATCGACAACTACCAGTGCGTCGTGCCGACGACCTGGAACGGCAGCCCGCGCGATCCCAAGGGCAACATCGGAGCGTTCGAGGCCTCGCTGCTGAACACGCCGATGGCCCGCCCGGACGAGCCGGTGGAGATCCTGCGCACCCTGCACAGCTTCGACCCGTGCCTTGCCTGCTCCACCCACGTCATGGCGCCGGACGGCGCCGAACTGGCCCGCGTCACCGTGCGCTGA